The proteins below come from a single Micromonospora citrea genomic window:
- a CDS encoding citrate/2-methylcitrate synthase: MADTITVPRGLAGVVVTDTTIGHVRGHEGFYHYRQYSAIDLAERRTLEDVWALLIDGGLPAEPKALHQEIAALRHIPPAVAAALPDIAAASASQDPMGGLRAALAVAGLAAGARPLYDTPPAQRRAQAMALCALTPSLLAALYRLRAGLAPIEARDDLSHAANYLYMITGEEPTETHARAVERYLISTVDHGFNASTFTARVVASTGADLYACIGAALGALSGPLHGGAPSRALDTLDAIGSIDRADAWLRRRILDGERIMGFGHPIYRTEDPRSRMLKGIAQSLGGPLVDLAVAVEERVLSLLTELKPGRELHTNVEYYAGVVMHLCGLPREMFTPTFATSRVIGWCANVLEQAEDTKIIRPDSRYVGPPPPQPVP; encoded by the coding sequence ATGGCTGACACCATCACCGTTCCGCGCGGGCTCGCCGGCGTCGTGGTCACCGACACCACGATCGGCCACGTCCGCGGCCACGAGGGCTTCTACCACTACCGGCAGTACTCGGCGATCGACCTCGCCGAGCGCCGCACGCTGGAGGACGTCTGGGCGCTGCTCATCGACGGCGGCCTCCCCGCCGAACCCAAGGCGCTGCACCAGGAGATCGCGGCGCTGCGCCACATCCCGCCCGCGGTGGCCGCCGCGCTGCCCGACATCGCGGCGGCCTCGGCGTCGCAGGATCCGATGGGCGGGCTGCGCGCCGCGCTGGCCGTCGCCGGCCTGGCCGCCGGCGCCCGCCCCCTCTACGACACGCCCCCCGCGCAGCGGCGGGCCCAGGCCATGGCGCTCTGCGCGCTGACGCCCAGCCTGCTGGCGGCCCTCTACCGGCTGCGCGCGGGCCTGGCGCCGATCGAGGCGCGCGACGACCTGTCACACGCCGCGAACTACCTGTACATGATCACCGGCGAGGAGCCGACGGAAACCCACGCGCGGGCCGTCGAGCGCTACCTGATCTCCACCGTCGACCACGGCTTCAACGCGTCGACCTTCACCGCCCGCGTGGTCGCCTCCACCGGCGCCGACCTCTACGCCTGCATCGGGGCCGCCCTCGGTGCGCTCTCCGGCCCCCTGCACGGCGGCGCGCCCAGCCGGGCCCTCGACACCCTCGACGCCATCGGCTCCATCGACCGCGCCGACGCGTGGCTGCGCCGACGCATCCTCGACGGCGAGCGGATCATGGGCTTCGGGCACCCGATCTACCGCACCGAGGACCCGCGCTCGCGCATGCTCAAGGGAATCGCCCAGTCCCTCGGCGGGCCGCTCGTGGACCTCGCCGTGGCCGTCGAGGAGCGGGTGCTGTCGCTGCTGACGGAGCTGAAGCCCGGCCGCGAACTGCACACCAACGTCGAGTACTACGCGGGCGTCGTCATGCACCTGTGCGGGCTGCCCCGGGAGATGTTCACGCCGACCTTCGCCACCAGCCGGGTCATCGGATGGTGCGCGAACGTGCTGGAACAGGCCGAGGACACGAAGATCATCCGGCCGGACTCGCGGTACGTGGGACCGCCCCCGCCGCAGCCGGTGCCGTAG
- a CDS encoding vWA domain-containing protein: MTSGHVGTLDVEKLFSARLHAVRVRPYLATALFALHVVPSRQVPTMAVDRHWRCYVSPAFVARCPVEELAGVWVHEVSHLLRDHHGRGDRVARERGLVGPGERLRMNIAADCEINDDVFGDGLARPEGAVEPATLGLPEGGLMEDYLRQFRLGPRTQELAWLDCGSGADGLERQWDLGPEGAHGLSAQEQDLVRFRVAQGITGRPGDVPRGWRRWAEEALHPPQPWRELLGAAVRSAASAAGAGEDYTYGRPSRRSTSVPGAVLPSLRRRPPRVCVVIDTSGSVSDAELGTALLEVAAISRAVSGRRDLVSVLSCDAAARVVHPLCRAEEIPLVGGGGTDLRAGFARALRARPRPDVVVALTDGQTPWPAARPSCRTVVGLFARHRPAWSRDEDDPGVWRSPPDWARVVEIGPARAAR, translated from the coding sequence ATGACCTCCGGGCACGTCGGGACGCTCGACGTCGAGAAGCTCTTCTCCGCCCGGCTGCACGCCGTGCGGGTCCGGCCGTACCTGGCGACGGCGCTGTTCGCCCTGCACGTGGTGCCGTCGCGGCAGGTGCCGACGATGGCCGTGGACCGCCACTGGCGGTGCTACGTCTCGCCGGCGTTCGTCGCGCGGTGCCCGGTGGAGGAGCTTGCGGGGGTGTGGGTGCACGAGGTCTCGCATCTGCTGCGCGACCACCACGGACGCGGCGACCGGGTGGCGCGGGAACGGGGACTGGTCGGGCCCGGGGAACGGTTGCGGATGAACATCGCCGCGGACTGCGAGATCAACGACGACGTGTTCGGCGACGGGCTGGCCCGGCCCGAGGGCGCGGTCGAGCCGGCAACGCTCGGGCTGCCCGAGGGTGGGCTGATGGAGGACTACCTGCGCCAGTTCCGGCTGGGGCCGCGTACGCAGGAACTGGCCTGGCTGGACTGCGGCAGCGGCGCGGACGGGCTGGAGCGGCAGTGGGACCTGGGACCCGAGGGCGCGCACGGCCTCAGCGCCCAGGAACAGGATCTGGTGCGGTTCCGGGTGGCGCAGGGGATCACCGGCCGGCCCGGGGACGTCCCGCGGGGGTGGCGCAGGTGGGCCGAGGAGGCGTTGCACCCGCCGCAGCCGTGGCGGGAGCTCCTCGGTGCGGCGGTCCGCTCGGCGGCCTCCGCCGCCGGCGCGGGTGAGGACTACACGTACGGCCGGCCGTCGCGGCGCTCCACGAGCGTGCCCGGCGCCGTCCTGCCGAGCCTGCGGCGCAGGCCCCCTCGCGTGTGCGTGGTCATCGACACGTCGGGGTCGGTGAGCGACGCCGAGCTGGGCACCGCCCTGCTCGAGGTCGCCGCGATCTCGCGTGCCGTGAGCGGCCGGCGGGACCTGGTCAGCGTGCTCTCGTGCGACGCCGCGGCCCGGGTCGTGCATCCGCTGTGTCGCGCCGAGGAGATTCCGCTGGTGGGCGGCGGTGGGACGGATCTGCGGGCGGGTTTCGCCCGCGCGCTGCGGGCGCGGCCCCGACCGGACGTCGTCGTGGCCCTGACCGACGGGCAGACGCCGTGGCCGGCCGCGCGGCCGTCGTGTCGGACGGTGGTGGGACTGTTCGCCCGGCACCGCCCGGCGTGGTCGCGCGACGAGGACGATCCCGGCGTGTGGCGCTCGCCGCCCGACTGGGCGCGGGTGGTGGAGATCGGGCCCGCTCGCGCCGCCCGATGA
- a CDS encoding AAA family ATPase, which translates to MTPSTPFVPSDGPADPAHDSQLDIAAELLALLGATSTEPRADAQLEALTLAVAADLPVLLWGEPGIGKTAALTQLAAALDLPLTTVVASVHEPSDFAGLPIVGDDPAAQGVPMAPPDWAVRLVRAGRGLLFLDELSTAPPAVQAALLRLVLERRVGALRLPPGIRIVAAANPRSSAADGWELSPPLANRFVHLQWTHDHDVVVRGLGGTWPRATLPRLDPELLSDAVTFARRAVCGLLTARPALVHRLPSTEGRRGGPWPSPRSWEMTLRLVAFATAAGVSRDVLSLLVRGTVGDGPGLELLAGMDRMDLPDPEALLADPVAAVLPERGDLRQAVLDGVVEAVRRRPEKARWDAAWALLARALETGSPDLVVVPCATLAALRQEDWDVPATIERLAGAVAVSRRADQAAARVVAAAGSGR; encoded by the coding sequence ATGACCCCATCCACGCCATTTGTGCCCTCCGATGGTCCCGCCGACCCGGCCCACGATTCTCAGCTCGACATCGCCGCCGAGCTGCTCGCCCTGCTGGGCGCCACCAGCACCGAACCCCGCGCCGACGCGCAGTTGGAGGCCCTGACCCTCGCGGTGGCCGCCGACCTGCCCGTCCTGCTGTGGGGCGAGCCCGGCATCGGCAAGACCGCCGCGCTGACCCAGCTCGCCGCCGCGCTGGACCTGCCCCTGACGACGGTCGTCGCGAGCGTCCACGAACCGTCCGACTTCGCGGGCCTGCCGATCGTCGGTGACGATCCGGCCGCACAGGGTGTGCCGATGGCGCCGCCCGACTGGGCCGTACGCCTGGTGCGCGCCGGTCGGGGGCTGCTCTTCCTCGACGAGCTGTCCACCGCGCCGCCCGCCGTCCAGGCCGCCCTGCTTCGCCTCGTGCTCGAGCGGCGGGTCGGGGCGCTGCGGCTGCCGCCGGGGATCCGGATCGTGGCCGCCGCCAATCCGCGCTCCTCGGCGGCCGACGGCTGGGAACTGAGTCCGCCCCTGGCCAACCGCTTCGTCCACCTCCAGTGGACACACGATCACGACGTTGTGGTACGCGGCCTCGGCGGGACCTGGCCGCGGGCCACACTGCCCCGGCTCGACCCGGAACTGCTGTCGGACGCCGTCACGTTCGCCCGCCGGGCGGTGTGCGGGCTGCTGACCGCCCGCCCGGCGCTCGTGCATCGGCTGCCCAGCACCGAGGGCCGTCGGGGCGGCCCGTGGCCGTCGCCGCGCAGCTGGGAGATGACGCTGCGGCTGGTGGCCTTCGCGACGGCGGCCGGCGTCTCCCGCGACGTGCTGTCGCTGCTGGTCCGGGGCACCGTGGGCGACGGCCCGGGGCTGGAGCTGCTGGCCGGCATGGACCGGATGGACCTGCCGGACCCCGAGGCGCTGCTGGCCGACCCGGTGGCTGCGGTGCTGCCCGAGCGGGGCGATCTGCGGCAGGCCGTGCTCGACGGCGTCGTGGAGGCGGTCCGCAGGCGGCCGGAGAAGGCCCGCTGGGACGCGGCGTGGGCGCTGCTGGCCCGGGCGCTGGAGACCGGCTCCCCGGACCTGGTGGTCGTTCCCTGCGCGACTCTCGCCGCCCTGCGGCAGGAGGACTGGGACGTGCCGGCCACGATCGAGAGGCTGGCCGGGGCGGTGGCGGTGTCCCGGCGAGCCGACCAGGCGGCGGCGCGGGTCGTGGCCGCGGCGGGCAGCGGCCGATGA
- a CDS encoding RNA polymerase sigma factor → MRQSPDEEHLVRRIAAGDRRAFDELYRRTSPWLLARLRRRCTDDDVVADVMQETYLAVWRAAGSFAGSATSGSAVGWLWTIAAHRLVDAFRRRARAGQVPAVPLAETVAPAAEDEVLAGLVGHEMEQALLELPADAREVLRAMVLDGFSVRETSVLLGVPENTVKSRARRARIALREALS, encoded by the coding sequence GTGAGACAGAGCCCCGACGAGGAACACCTCGTCCGCCGCATCGCCGCAGGCGACCGGCGCGCGTTCGACGAGCTGTACCGGCGTACCTCGCCGTGGCTGCTCGCCCGGCTGCGCCGCCGGTGCACCGACGACGACGTGGTCGCCGACGTGATGCAGGAGACCTACCTGGCGGTGTGGCGGGCGGCCGGCAGCTTCGCCGGGTCGGCGACCTCCGGTAGCGCGGTCGGCTGGCTGTGGACCATCGCGGCGCACCGCCTCGTCGACGCGTTCCGCCGTCGCGCCCGGGCCGGACAGGTGCCCGCCGTGCCGCTGGCCGAGACGGTCGCACCGGCCGCCGAGGACGAGGTGCTGGCCGGCCTGGTCGGCCACGAGATGGAGCAGGCGCTGCTCGAACTGCCGGCCGACGCCCGCGAAGTGCTGCGCGCGATGGTGCTCGACGGGTTCTCCGTACGGGAGACGTCGGTGCTGCTCGGCGTGCCGGAGAACACGGTCAAGTCCCGGGCCCGGCGGGCCCGGATCGCCCTCCGGGAGGCGCTGTCATGA
- a CDS encoding zf-HC2 domain-containing protein: MTTHPSPAVLARYADREADLDEVTTWSVEVHLEACADCRAGLATGSNDLLARIAANLDAAIATGPAPAPRRRWSAARHHWFVWALLPWLTMTLAVLGCAVLIQSMLPGFPALVLLLAPVAPLPAVAVAWSRRFDPAWELIAGTPTAGLAMLLRRTATVLAVIVPALALAGAHVGVSLALALLPCLAFTAATIALGAFVGVRRAAAGLGAAWTLTVITPTVVTSDLPAVLRPGTAPVWALITLALAGLAATRADHFHRLTSHS; encoded by the coding sequence ATGACCACCCACCCCAGCCCCGCCGTGCTCGCCCGCTACGCCGACCGGGAAGCCGACCTCGACGAGGTCACCACCTGGTCGGTCGAGGTGCATCTGGAAGCCTGTGCCGACTGCCGTGCCGGGCTGGCGACCGGCAGCAACGATCTGCTCGCCCGGATCGCCGCCAACCTGGACGCCGCGATCGCGACCGGCCCGGCCCCGGCTCCGCGCCGTCGCTGGTCGGCGGCGCGGCACCACTGGTTCGTCTGGGCCCTGCTGCCGTGGCTGACCATGACACTGGCGGTTCTGGGCTGCGCGGTACTGATCCAGTCGATGCTGCCGGGCTTCCCGGCGCTGGTGCTGCTGCTCGCCCCGGTGGCCCCGCTGCCCGCGGTGGCTGTCGCGTGGAGCCGGCGTTTCGACCCGGCCTGGGAGCTGATCGCCGGTACACCGACCGCCGGCCTGGCGATGTTGCTGCGGCGTACGGCCACAGTGCTTGCCGTGATCGTGCCGGCGCTCGCCCTGGCCGGCGCCCACGTCGGGGTCTCCCTGGCCCTGGCGCTGCTGCCGTGCCTGGCCTTCACCGCCGCCACCATCGCCCTGGGCGCCTTCGTCGGCGTCCGCCGCGCCGCCGCCGGACTGGGGGCCGCCTGGACGCTCACCGTCATCACGCCGACCGTCGTGACCAGCGACCTGCCCGCCGTGCTGCGACCGGGCACCGCGCCCGTGTGGGCCCTGATCACTCTCGCCCTGGCCGGCCTGGCCGCCACCCGGGCCGACCACTTCCACCGGCTGACCAGCCACAGCTGA
- a CDS encoding ABC transporter ATP-binding protein, with product MRTVRAAETAPTLHPWAVHAEGLRVRAGRHMAVDGLDLALGTGVHGLLGPNGAGKTTLMRALATVLRPAGGRLELLGQQVDARTDLRRVRRGLGYLPQQFGFYPRFTVREFVEYMAWLKEMPKQAVPGATQRAIERVGLAAKAEARMKTLSGGMLRRAGIAQAIVNDPAVLLLDEPTVGLDPEQRLDFRELLRDVGTDSCVLVSTHLVEDVVAACTDVVMVNEGRLVFQGTPADLTSQGADGDAGDSPAERGYSALLRRHRAAAR from the coding sequence ATGCGTACGGTGAGAGCGGCCGAGACGGCCCCCACCCTTCACCCCTGGGCGGTCCACGCCGAGGGACTGCGCGTGCGAGCCGGCCGGCACATGGCCGTGGACGGGCTCGACCTGGCTCTGGGCACCGGTGTGCACGGTCTGCTCGGGCCCAACGGCGCGGGCAAGACCACCCTCATGCGGGCGCTGGCCACGGTGCTCAGGCCGGCCGGCGGCCGGCTGGAGCTGCTGGGCCAGCAGGTGGACGCCCGCACCGACCTGCGACGCGTACGCCGCGGGCTGGGCTACCTGCCGCAGCAGTTCGGGTTCTACCCGCGCTTCACGGTGCGCGAGTTCGTCGAGTACATGGCCTGGCTCAAGGAGATGCCGAAGCAGGCCGTACCCGGTGCGACCCAGCGGGCGATCGAGCGGGTCGGCCTGGCCGCCAAGGCGGAGGCGCGGATGAAGACGCTGTCCGGTGGCATGTTGCGCCGGGCCGGCATCGCCCAGGCGATCGTCAACGATCCGGCGGTGCTGCTGCTCGACGAGCCCACCGTCGGTCTGGACCCGGAGCAGCGCCTCGACTTCCGGGAGCTGTTGCGCGACGTGGGCACGGACAGCTGCGTGCTGGTCTCCACCCACCTGGTCGAAGACGTGGTGGCCGCCTGCACCGATGTCGTCATGGTCAACGAAGGTCGCCTGGTCTTCCAGGGCACCCCGGCCGATCTGACCTCGCAGGGCGCCGACGGTGACGCCGGCGACAGCCCTGCCGAGCGCGGCTACTCGGCCCTGCTGCGGCGCCACCGGGCGGCAGCCCGATGA